The Elusimicrobiaceae bacterium region CCGGCTCAGTAAGATTTACTTATTTGAACATACGGTCTGCCCACAAGCAGACCGTATTTTTTTGTCTAAAACTTGCTATACTATAAAAGAAGTACCCGGGAATAGCGGTTATATTATATTCCCATACAATTTAATTCTGTTTTTGGAACCGTATATAGCATACGGTGCGCTCTTGAGAAATCAGGGGCATAATTGAGGTCCAAAAACAGTCGTTTTAGGCACCATATAGCAGAGCTGATCCCTTTACTATGTGGTGCCGAGTGTTTGCCCGCCCCTATGGGGTGTGGCAAACCACGGCTGTTATGTTTTTGGTTACCTCAATTAGCTGAAACATAATAGCCGTTTTTCATGTTTCTTTTTCCAAAAACAGTAAGGAGAAAGAACATGAAAAAAGCATTTACGCTGGTCGAGTTGTTAGTAGTTGTACTGATAATCGGTATCTTAAGTGCGATCGCAATACCGATGTATCAAGGCGCCGTAGATAAGAGCCATTGGAGTACGATGTTACCAGGGGCAAAAGCAATCAAAGACGCGCAGGAAGCGATTAAACTTACCAATGGATTATATACCTCTAATATGGAAGATTTAGATGTTACGATGAATAGTGGCTCAGAGATAAG contains the following coding sequences:
- a CDS encoding prepilin-type N-terminal cleavage/methylation domain-containing protein codes for the protein MKKAFTLVELLVVVLIIGILSAIAIPMYQGAVDKSHWSTMLPGAKAIKDAQEAIKLTNGLYTSNMEDLDVTMNSGSEISYSLETINHGDDSNVIRVTNSKLANVRLASYLDENP